In Sporichthya polymorpha DSM 43042, a genomic segment contains:
- a CDS encoding PEP-utilizing enzyme translates to MSSASDNPVHATSSPTTRWSRANFAEAIQGVQTPLGWTYWDYVMEISVRRAFGRMGVFPRSQLKMPTSVDEKFAAAFFGRPAGNVRTMWLIGEAMPGTSGDAVVEQMFGERRPEGARKKDSAGKRRYPIVAVKLPLCARWAAKTLRPILADQRQWWHQSVIVSPPKDQASAIALLKRSAEEFIRVGERHASMTLIGQGIAEQIEALAQSAWGSRDRAADLMTGYGSMEETELMGDLWEVAQNQLSLDDFLARHGYHGPDEGNLASTIWREDPKPVQRMIDQYRSASVAHPKAKEAAQITRREATEADLLAALGRGKRSKAKLLLKLGRSLIPMREVGKAGFLHAIDGARCAARVLGDDLVAKGFLDARDDVFFLTYSELIAGVSTPQQELVAERKANHAQYQTLDVPQAWTGNPTAEVATPKASDAPVAGVEQITGIGVFGDEEVTGRARVALDPAAVDLEPGDILVCRTTDPSWTPLFLVAEALVIDTGGQMSHGAIVARELGVPCVINTLTGTRDIPDGAHLTVNGTTGVVTIRQTEPA, encoded by the coding sequence ATGAGTTCCGCGTCCGACAACCCGGTCCACGCCACCTCCTCCCCCACGACCCGCTGGTCACGGGCGAACTTCGCCGAGGCGATCCAGGGCGTGCAGACCCCGCTCGGGTGGACGTACTGGGACTACGTCATGGAGATCTCCGTGCGCCGCGCCTTCGGGCGCATGGGCGTGTTTCCCCGGAGCCAGCTCAAGATGCCCACGTCGGTCGACGAGAAGTTCGCCGCCGCGTTCTTCGGCCGCCCGGCCGGCAACGTGCGGACGATGTGGCTGATCGGCGAGGCGATGCCGGGCACCTCCGGTGACGCCGTCGTCGAGCAGATGTTCGGCGAGCGCCGTCCCGAGGGCGCCCGGAAGAAGGACTCCGCGGGCAAGCGGCGGTACCCGATCGTCGCGGTGAAGTTGCCGCTGTGCGCCCGGTGGGCCGCGAAGACCTTGCGCCCGATCCTCGCCGACCAGCGGCAGTGGTGGCACCAGTCGGTGATCGTGTCCCCGCCCAAGGACCAGGCGTCCGCGATCGCGCTGCTGAAGCGCTCGGCGGAGGAGTTCATCCGCGTCGGTGAGCGGCACGCGTCGATGACCCTGATCGGCCAGGGCATCGCCGAGCAGATCGAGGCCCTCGCGCAGTCGGCGTGGGGCAGCCGCGACCGCGCCGCCGACCTGATGACCGGCTACGGCTCCATGGAAGAGACCGAGCTGATGGGCGACCTGTGGGAGGTCGCGCAGAACCAGCTCTCGCTCGACGACTTCCTCGCCCGCCACGGCTACCACGGGCCCGACGAGGGCAACCTCGCGAGCACGATCTGGCGCGAGGACCCCAAGCCGGTTCAGCGGATGATCGACCAGTACCGCAGTGCGTCCGTCGCGCACCCCAAGGCGAAGGAGGCGGCGCAGATCACGCGCCGCGAGGCCACGGAGGCCGACCTGCTCGCCGCCCTCGGTCGGGGCAAGCGCTCCAAGGCGAAGCTGCTGCTCAAGCTCGGACGCTCGTTGATCCCGATGCGCGAGGTCGGCAAGGCCGGCTTCCTCCACGCGATCGACGGGGCGCGCTGCGCGGCTCGCGTGCTCGGCGACGACCTCGTCGCGAAGGGCTTCCTCGACGCGCGCGACGACGTCTTCTTCCTGACCTACTCCGAACTGATCGCGGGCGTCAGCACCCCGCAGCAGGAACTCGTCGCCGAGCGCAAGGCGAACCACGCGCAGTACCAGACCCTCGACGTCCCCCAGGCCTGGACGGGTAACCCGACCGCCGAGGTCGCCACCCCGAAGGCGTCGGACGCCCCGGTCGCCGGCGTCGAGCAGATCACCGGCATCGGCGTCTTCGGCGACGAGGAGGTCACCGGCCGCGCCCGCGTCGCTCTCGACCCCGCCGCCGTCGACCTCGAGCCCGGCGACATCCTCGTCTGCCGCACCACCGACCCGAGCTGGACACCGCTGTTCCTCGTCGCCGAGGCCCTCGTCATCGACACCGGCGGGCAGATGAGCCACGGCGCGATCGTCGCCCGCGAGCTCGGCGTCCCCTGCGTCATCAACACGCTCACCGGGACCCGCGACATCCCCGACGGCGCCCACCTCACCGTCAACGGCACCACCGGCGTCGTCACGATCCGCCAGACCGAACCCGCCTGA
- a CDS encoding DUF7064 domain-containing protein yields the protein MGGGLRYTSEDEGNHTPGSDPWWQESVFLHWFDPAAGVGGVHRIGQEVPQDTSALCCFVFDREARYRRVERVPLLAPDTPRGFRAGGSTWDVEDGRPRLRVKEDGLALDLVMENFYDLTDFFPSGGSMVEDFAKHHYETSGRVRGTAVLQGRSYEIDGLCHRDHSWGPRRWDQLLSHRWVSGTIGPELSFGSMAWHAADNSVVQIGYVVRDGELVLATNVDVLAYMEVDALTHRGGEVYWTLADGSSLSARCTVVDGVVTGNHGVVWVDSLCEVILDDGRTGYCDFELSTNPRAGTRDIGLAVRAALHNGWSTRT from the coding sequence ATGGGCGGCGGGTTGCGGTACACGTCTGAGGACGAGGGCAACCACACGCCCGGCTCCGATCCCTGGTGGCAGGAGAGCGTCTTCCTGCACTGGTTCGACCCGGCGGCCGGTGTGGGCGGCGTGCACCGGATCGGGCAGGAGGTCCCCCAGGACACCTCCGCGCTGTGCTGCTTCGTCTTCGACCGCGAGGCGCGGTACCGCCGCGTCGAGCGCGTCCCCCTGCTCGCCCCCGACACGCCACGCGGCTTCCGCGCCGGCGGCAGTACGTGGGACGTCGAGGACGGCCGGCCGCGCCTGCGCGTGAAGGAGGACGGGCTCGCGCTCGACCTCGTGATGGAGAACTTCTACGACCTCACCGACTTCTTCCCCTCCGGTGGGTCGATGGTCGAGGACTTCGCCAAGCACCACTACGAGACCTCCGGCCGGGTGCGCGGGACGGCGGTGCTGCAGGGCCGCAGCTACGAGATCGACGGCCTCTGCCACCGCGACCACTCGTGGGGTCCGCGCCGCTGGGACCAGCTGTTGTCCCACCGCTGGGTCTCGGGGACGATCGGCCCCGAGCTCTCGTTCGGCTCGATGGCCTGGCACGCGGCCGACAACAGCGTCGTCCAGATCGGGTACGTCGTCCGCGACGGTGAACTGGTGCTCGCGACGAACGTCGACGTCCTCGCCTACATGGAGGTCGACGCCCTCACCCACCGCGGCGGCGAGGTGTACTGGACGCTGGCTGACGGGTCGTCACTGTCGGCGCGGTGCACGGTCGTCGACGGCGTGGTCACCGGCAACCACGGGGTGGTCTGGGTCGACTCCCTGTGCGAGGTGATCCTCGACGACGGCCGCACCGGCTACTGCGACTTCGAGCTGTCCACCAACCCGCGCGCCGGCACCCGGGACATCGGTCTCGCCGTGCGCGCCGCCCTGCACAACGGATGGAGCACCCGCACATGA
- a CDS encoding maleylpyruvate isomerase family mycothiol-dependent enzyme codes for MTPEQFVPFFRAEAEAFARVLETGDLDAPVPACPDWNLTALTAHLGGIHRWARGAIVTGPGPIEEPDLPPDRDAIVAWFREGADALHETLAAADPQTPCWSFGRDKSVAFWLRRQALETAVHRWDAEASQGTPGPLDPALAVAGVHEVAEMFFPRQVSLGRIPPLARTLRLIPDEGAPVVFAGDGTASGPPAEIDADVAGPAEALLLLIWGRTVLDDPRLHLAGSRAAAEEVLAQALAP; via the coding sequence ATGACGCCTGAGCAGTTCGTTCCGTTCTTCCGCGCGGAGGCCGAGGCATTCGCGCGCGTCCTGGAGACCGGCGACCTCGACGCCCCCGTCCCGGCCTGCCCCGACTGGAACCTCACCGCACTGACCGCGCACCTCGGCGGGATCCACCGCTGGGCCCGCGGCGCCATCGTCACCGGACCCGGGCCGATCGAGGAGCCCGACCTGCCCCCGGACCGGGACGCGATCGTCGCCTGGTTCCGCGAAGGCGCGGACGCCCTCCACGAGACCCTCGCGGCCGCCGACCCGCAGACCCCGTGCTGGTCGTTCGGCCGGGACAAGAGCGTCGCGTTCTGGCTGCGGCGTCAGGCTCTCGAGACCGCGGTGCACCGTTGGGACGCCGAGGCCTCCCAGGGCACGCCTGGCCCGCTCGATCCCGCGCTCGCCGTCGCCGGCGTCCACGAGGTCGCCGAGATGTTCTTCCCGCGCCAGGTCTCCCTCGGCCGGATCCCGCCGCTGGCCCGAACTCTGCGCCTGATCCCGGACGAGGGCGCGCCCGTCGTGTTCGCCGGGGACGGCACGGCGTCCGGCCCGCCGGCCGAGATCGACGCCGACGTCGCCGGTCCCGCGGAGGCGCTGCTCCTCCTGATCTGGGGCCGGACCGTCCTCGACGACCCCCGGCTCCACCTCGCCGGCTCCCGCGCCGCCGCCGAGGAGGTCCTCGCCCAGGCCCTCGCGCCGTAG
- a CDS encoding MaoC/PaaZ C-terminal domain-containing protein → MVSRPAPTTRALGPDFEAPVDDRFFEDYPVGVAFTYGSLGLTEDEIVEYAMRFDPQAIHIDPDYAKRGPFGGIIASGWHTSGLCMRMFADHYLTHNASLASPGVDEIRWPAPVRPGDELRLRVTTTEARPSRSKPDRGLIFSFGELLNQDDVVVMSMKAMNMVARRPA, encoded by the coding sequence ATGGTCTCCCGCCCCGCCCCCACCACCCGCGCCCTCGGTCCCGATTTCGAGGCCCCCGTCGACGACCGGTTCTTCGAGGACTATCCCGTCGGAGTCGCCTTCACCTACGGCTCCCTCGGGCTGACCGAGGACGAGATCGTCGAGTACGCGATGCGCTTCGACCCGCAGGCGATCCACATCGACCCGGACTACGCGAAGCGCGGCCCGTTCGGCGGCATCATCGCGAGCGGATGGCACACGTCCGGCCTGTGCATGCGGATGTTCGCCGACCACTACCTGACGCACAACGCGAGCCTGGCGTCGCCGGGTGTCGACGAGATCCGCTGGCCCGCGCCCGTCCGCCCCGGCGACGAGCTCCGCCTGCGCGTGACGACGACCGAGGCCCGTCCGTCCCGCTCCAAGCCCGACCGCGGCCTGATCTTCAGCTTCGGCGAGCTGCTCAATCAGGACGACGTCGTCGTCATGTCGATGAAGGCGATGAACATGGTCGCCCGCCGCCCCGCCTGA
- a CDS encoding NAD(P)H-dependent flavin oxidoreductase produces the protein MGEIGRRRLLSLIGGAGLGTGAGLLGPGAAAAAPTTGSARRPASLRTRLTQQYGITYPIVNAGMAFYATPELAAAVTNAGGLGCLGPMPETAEGMRKQIQETRALTKGPFGVDFVYFPLANTTLYSPGYEADDEHMARNATWSVNDLHIDVVIEEKVDFVVWYWTKPEARWVQKLKAAGIPQWAQVGSVAGALEAVEYGAEVLIAQGKQGGGHVRGFQDGDPLHRSELVPMVRKAVPKDVLVLGSGGIADGRTLANALSEGADGGWVGTRFAVSKESFAHPEYMRRVIAVKDGWSETTPTAIFGPEFPHAYTRSIVNRVLTEWKGKEDQIPVPPPPAPFVGTARLMPWTVPGGIPYAMPKFSVIIPTRLSEGDFDEMCLLAGSESSEIIDSVEPAGKIVRDMATEAAAILGRKRR, from the coding sequence ATGGGTGAGATCGGACGACGTCGACTCCTGTCATTGATCGGCGGCGCCGGCCTGGGCACCGGGGCCGGGCTGCTGGGGCCGGGTGCCGCCGCGGCCGCGCCCACGACGGGGTCGGCCCGGCGCCCCGCGTCCTTGCGGACCCGGCTCACGCAGCAGTACGGCATTACGTACCCGATCGTGAACGCCGGGATGGCGTTCTACGCGACGCCCGAACTGGCGGCCGCCGTCACCAACGCGGGCGGACTCGGCTGCCTCGGGCCGATGCCCGAGACGGCGGAGGGGATGCGCAAGCAGATCCAGGAGACTCGCGCGCTGACCAAGGGCCCGTTCGGCGTCGACTTCGTCTACTTCCCGCTCGCGAACACCACGCTGTACTCCCCCGGCTACGAGGCCGACGACGAGCACATGGCGCGGAACGCGACATGGTCGGTCAACGACCTGCACATCGACGTCGTCATCGAGGAGAAGGTCGACTTCGTCGTCTGGTACTGGACCAAGCCCGAGGCGCGGTGGGTCCAGAAGCTCAAGGCCGCCGGCATCCCGCAGTGGGCGCAGGTCGGTAGCGTCGCGGGTGCGCTCGAGGCCGTGGAGTACGGCGCCGAGGTTCTCATCGCCCAGGGCAAGCAGGGCGGCGGGCACGTGCGCGGCTTCCAGGACGGCGACCCGCTGCACCGTTCCGAGCTCGTCCCGATGGTGCGCAAGGCGGTGCCGAAGGACGTCCTCGTCCTCGGCTCCGGTGGCATCGCGGACGGGCGGACGCTCGCGAACGCGCTGTCCGAGGGCGCCGACGGCGGCTGGGTCGGGACCCGCTTCGCCGTCAGCAAGGAATCCTTCGCCCACCCCGAATACATGCGCCGCGTCATCGCGGTGAAGGACGGCTGGAGCGAGACGACCCCGACCGCGATCTTCGGCCCCGAGTTCCCCCACGCCTACACGCGCTCGATCGTCAACCGCGTCCTGACGGAGTGGAAGGGCAAGGAGGATCAGATCCCGGTGCCCCCGCCGCCGGCCCCGTTCGTCGGCACGGCGCGCCTGATGCCGTGGACCGTCCCGGGCGGCATCCCCTACGCGATGCCGAAGTTCAGCGTCATCATCCCGACGCGCCTGTCCGAGGGCGACTTCGACGAGATGTGCCTGCTCGCCGGCTCGGAGTCGAGCGAGATCATCGACTCCGTCGAACCCGCCGGGAAGATCGTCCGCGACATGGCCACCGAGGCCGCCGCGATCCTCGGCCGCAAACGCCGCTGA
- a CDS encoding PaaX family transcriptional regulator: MTEAQDRCALLVRRFRREPDASARSLLVTIFGDSVAPRGGEVWLGTLSRLVEPLGINDRLVRTSLQRLVTDGLVGNRRDGRLSFYSIAPAARNEFREADRRIYHPRTATPWDGRWTVAVESPGLPTGERTALRQQLAWLGFGSLNPPVHVCPLDRTEELQQLLADLGLADHVAVFRGEVAPGGRSTKDLARALTGGLRELEPAWKAFLRRFGPLADSLAALDEGTPPDMDPEDAFLTRTLLVHAYRRVVLREPELPAELWPTGWIGEQAYAVAATCYASLAEPADAHVQRVCAVAGLEAAPVDPAYAGRFAAARALLT, translated from the coding sequence ATGACGGAAGCTCAGGATCGTTGCGCGCTGCTGGTTCGACGGTTCCGCCGCGAACCGGACGCCAGCGCGCGCTCGCTCCTGGTCACGATCTTCGGTGACTCCGTCGCCCCGCGCGGGGGCGAGGTGTGGCTGGGGACGCTGTCGCGTCTGGTCGAGCCGCTCGGCATCAACGACCGGCTCGTCCGGACGTCGCTGCAGCGGCTCGTCACCGACGGTCTGGTCGGAAACCGGCGCGACGGGCGCCTGAGCTTCTACTCGATCGCCCCCGCCGCCCGGAACGAGTTCCGCGAGGCGGACCGCCGGATCTACCACCCCCGCACCGCGACGCCGTGGGACGGCCGGTGGACGGTCGCGGTCGAGTCGCCGGGCCTGCCGACGGGCGAGCGGACGGCGCTGCGCCAGCAGCTCGCCTGGCTCGGTTTCGGCTCGCTCAACCCGCCGGTGCACGTCTGCCCCCTCGACCGGACCGAGGAGCTGCAGCAGCTGCTCGCCGACCTCGGCCTGGCCGACCACGTCGCGGTCTTCCGCGGCGAGGTCGCCCCGGGCGGCCGCTCGACCAAGGACCTGGCGCGGGCACTGACCGGTGGCCTGCGTGAGCTCGAGCCGGCGTGGAAGGCGTTCCTGCGCCGCTTCGGCCCGCTCGCGGACTCGCTCGCCGCGCTGGACGAAGGAACACCGCCGGACATGGACCCCGAGGACGCGTTTCTGACGCGCACTCTGCTCGTGCACGCCTACCGCCGTGTCGTGCTCCGCGAGCCCGAGCTGCCCGCGGAGCTGTGGCCCACGGGCTGGATCGGCGAGCAGGCGTACGCGGTCGCGGCGACCTGCTACGCGTCGCTCGCCGAGCCCGCGGACGCGCACGTGCAGCGCGTCTGCGCGGTTGCCGGACTGGAGGCCGCGCCGGTCGATCCGGCGTACGCCGGCCGCTTCGCCGCGGCCCGCGCCCTCTTGACATGA
- a CDS encoding AMP-binding protein produces MRVPLIVSDFLDRAVTAFGDSTAIVDEPDQPAAPVATTTYRQFGERVRAWQAGLDALDVEPGARVAVVSHNSARLQELLHAVPGTGRICVPINFRLRPHEVQFIVDHSEADVLFVDPELDADLKDVKGARHRFVLGEESESVLRFGVEPRPWAAPDEDATATINYTSGTTASPKGVQLTHRNIWINAVTFSMHVRLYERDVLMHTLPMFHCNGWGMPYATVGLGATNVVIRKIDGGEILRRVEKHGVTIMCGAPAVWAATLDAAPEFDPVPGRDQVRIVVAGAPPPSRTIQRIGDELGWEFNQIYGLTETAPLLTVNVPDPADDDAPGEEKARKMSRAGKPALGVKLRISDDGEVLARSNVVMAGYWRNPDATAEAIEDGWFHTGDGGSMDEAGYLTIGDRKKDIIITGGENVNSIEVEDTLFSHPAVAEVAIIGVPSEKWGETIKALVVLAPDADVTEAELIAHCKERLAGYKAPTSVEFRKEIPRTATGKIQKFKLREPYWKEQGGRQVN; encoded by the coding sequence ATGCGCGTTCCCCTGATCGTGTCCGACTTCCTCGACCGGGCTGTGACCGCCTTCGGGGACTCCACCGCGATCGTCGACGAACCCGACCAGCCCGCGGCCCCGGTGGCGACCACGACCTACCGTCAATTCGGCGAGCGGGTGCGGGCGTGGCAGGCGGGTCTGGACGCGCTGGACGTCGAGCCCGGGGCGCGCGTCGCGGTCGTCAGCCACAACTCGGCGCGGCTGCAGGAGCTCCTGCACGCGGTGCCCGGTACCGGGCGGATCTGCGTCCCCATCAACTTCCGGCTGCGGCCGCACGAGGTGCAGTTCATCGTCGACCACTCCGAGGCCGACGTCCTGTTCGTGGACCCGGAACTGGACGCCGACCTCAAGGACGTGAAGGGCGCACGGCACCGCTTCGTCCTCGGTGAGGAGAGCGAGTCGGTTCTGCGCTTCGGCGTCGAGCCGCGCCCGTGGGCCGCGCCCGACGAGGACGCGACCGCCACGATCAACTACACCTCGGGCACCACCGCCTCGCCGAAGGGCGTCCAGCTGACGCACCGCAACATCTGGATCAACGCGGTGACATTCTCGATGCACGTCCGCCTCTACGAGCGCGACGTCCTCATGCACACCCTGCCGATGTTCCACTGCAACGGCTGGGGCATGCCGTACGCGACCGTGGGCCTGGGCGCGACCAACGTCGTCATCCGCAAGATCGACGGCGGCGAGATCCTGCGCCGGGTGGAGAAGCACGGCGTCACGATCATGTGCGGCGCCCCCGCGGTCTGGGCGGCGACGCTCGACGCGGCGCCCGAGTTCGACCCGGTGCCGGGCCGCGACCAGGTCCGGATCGTCGTGGCCGGCGCTCCCCCGCCGTCGCGGACTATCCAGCGCATCGGCGACGAGCTCGGCTGGGAGTTCAACCAGATCTACGGCCTCACCGAGACCGCGCCGCTGCTGACCGTCAACGTCCCCGACCCCGCGGACGACGACGCGCCCGGCGAGGAGAAGGCGCGCAAGATGTCCCGCGCCGGCAAGCCGGCCCTGGGCGTCAAGCTGCGGATCTCCGACGACGGCGAGGTGCTGGCGCGCTCGAACGTCGTCATGGCCGGGTACTGGCGCAACCCCGACGCGACGGCCGAGGCCATCGAGGACGGCTGGTTCCACACCGGCGACGGCGGCTCGATGGACGAGGCCGGCTACCTCACGATCGGCGATCGCAAGAAGGACATCATCATCACCGGGGGCGAGAACGTGAACTCGATCGAGGTCGAGGACACGCTCTTCTCGCACCCCGCGGTGGCGGAGGTCGCGATCATCGGCGTCCCGTCGGAGAAGTGGGGCGAGACCATCAAGGCGCTCGTCGTCCTCGCGCCGGATGCGGACGTCACCGAGGCCGAGCTGATCGCGCACTGCAAGGAGCGCCTCGCCGGCTACAAGGCGCCGACGTCGGTGGAGTTCCGAAAGGAGATCCCCCGCACCGCGACCGGCAAGATCCAGAAGTTCAAACTGCGCGAGCCGTACTGGAAGGAGCAGGGCGGACGCCAGGTGAACTGA
- a CDS encoding TIGR03560 family F420-dependent LLM class oxidoreductase, protein MTAMKFGVFIPQGWKMELKSIEDPAAKWAKSVEIAELAEELGYDSLWVYDHFHNVPKPAQEAMFECWTTMAAISQRTSRIMLGQMVGCNPYRNPALLAKITSNIDVMSGGRLIWGIGAGWYRNEFAGYGYEFASNRDRLRAMRECIEIVTGMWKEPSFSYDGEYYQLDRAECDPKPLQARPQVLVGGGGEKVTLRIVARLADASNWGGKPHEWAAKAEILQGHCRDVGRDYDEIEKTWSPEIHVRETEAEIVDGGSRSTWGEEFDSWREGNLVGTPDQVAEKIAAYRNMGCTGFYPWCSDYPDTTTMRLFAEKVIPQFR, encoded by the coding sequence ATGACTGCGATGAAGTTCGGGGTGTTCATCCCGCAGGGCTGGAAGATGGAACTCAAATCCATCGAGGATCCGGCCGCCAAGTGGGCCAAGTCGGTCGAGATCGCCGAGCTCGCGGAGGAGCTCGGTTACGACTCCCTCTGGGTCTACGACCACTTCCACAACGTGCCGAAGCCGGCGCAGGAAGCCATGTTCGAGTGCTGGACGACGATGGCCGCGATCTCACAGCGGACGTCGCGGATCATGCTCGGCCAGATGGTCGGCTGCAATCCGTACCGGAACCCGGCGCTGCTCGCGAAGATCACCTCGAACATCGACGTGATGTCCGGCGGCCGCCTGATCTGGGGCATCGGCGCGGGCTGGTACCGCAACGAGTTCGCCGGCTACGGCTACGAGTTCGCGTCGAACCGCGACCGCCTCCGCGCCATGCGCGAGTGCATCGAGATCGTGACCGGGATGTGGAAGGAGCCCTCCTTCTCCTACGACGGCGAGTACTACCAGCTCGACCGCGCCGAGTGCGACCCCAAGCCGCTCCAGGCCCGGCCGCAGGTCCTCGTCGGCGGGGGCGGCGAGAAGGTGACGCTCCGGATCGTCGCTCGCCTCGCCGACGCCTCCAACTGGGGCGGCAAGCCCCACGAGTGGGCCGCGAAGGCCGAGATCCTTCAGGGCCACTGCCGCGACGTCGGCCGCGACTACGACGAGATCGAGAAGACCTGGTCCCCGGAGATCCACGTTCGCGAGACCGAGGCCGAGATCGTCGACGGCGGCTCCCGCAGCACCTGGGGCGAGGAGTTCGACTCCTGGCGCGAGGGCAATCTCGTCGGCACCCCCGACCAGGTCGCGGAGAAGATCGCCGCCTACCGGAACATGGGCTGCACGGGCTTCTACCCCTGGTGCTCCGACTACCCCGACACCACGACCATGCGGCTCTTCGCCGAGAAGGTGATCCCGCAGTTCCGCTGA
- a CDS encoding DUF2243 domain-containing protein — protein sequence MRNPEGAPIAPGLLFGIGLGGFIDGIVLHQLLQWHHMVSHVDDYPMTTLAGLEANTLADGMFHLATWVCVLVASVLTLRGWQQRRLAPSWRFHVGLLLAGWGLFNLVEGLVDHQILGVHHVRDDLGAPLSWDLGFLAFGALLVAVGTALHRSAAARLPAAR from the coding sequence GTGCGCAATCCCGAGGGCGCCCCGATCGCGCCCGGTCTTCTCTTCGGCATCGGGCTCGGCGGCTTCATCGACGGGATCGTCCTGCACCAGTTGCTGCAGTGGCACCACATGGTCAGCCACGTCGACGACTACCCGATGACGACGCTCGCGGGCCTGGAGGCGAACACCCTCGCCGACGGGATGTTCCACCTCGCGACCTGGGTCTGCGTCCTGGTGGCCTCGGTTCTCACGCTCCGCGGCTGGCAGCAGCGCCGGCTCGCGCCGAGCTGGCGTTTCCACGTCGGGCTGCTGCTCGCCGGCTGGGGGCTGTTCAACCTGGTCGAAGGCCTGGTCGACCACCAGATCCTCGGCGTCCACCACGTCCGCGACGACCTCGGAGCCCCGCTGAGCTGGGACCTCGGCTTCCTCGCGTTCGGCGCGCTGCTCGTTGCTGTCGGGACCGCGCTCCACCGCTCCGCCGCGGCCCGGCTCCCGGCCGCCCGCTGA